The following is a genomic window from Miltoncostaea oceani.
ATCCCGAGGGGCATCCGGCCGATCGCCGGCGCCGCCGGCACCACCAGCAGCCGGTCGTCGCCGCCGCCCGCGCGGGATCGGCGCGCCAACCCGAACGGGTCCCGCACGGTCACCCGCGGCGGGGGGAGCCGGTGGTCGCCGCGCACCGCGGTCAGGATCCACCCGTCCCGGGTGGGCACCGGCTCGCCGGGGCCGCGGGCGGTGCCGAGGCCGGGGTCGACGTCGACGTCGAGGAGGCGGTCGAGGCCGGTGCGGTGCGCCCAGCCCGACCGGTGCGCCGTGATGCGGACCTCGTCCCCCGCCGGGCAGCGCGCGGGGGCGAGCCGGCGCTCGACCCGCAGCCCCGACGCGGCGACCCAGACGACGAGGGTCACGAGGACGGGCAGCGCGATCAGGCCCGCGCCGAGGGTGGCGAGCGCGGGGGTGCCGAAGCCCCCGCTCGCGACGAGGGCCGCCGCCCCGGCGAGCGCCAGGCCGAGCGCCCGCGCGGGAGCGCCGGCCCCCCGGGTCACAGCGGGACGGGCACCGCGTCGAGGGCGTCCGCCACGACCTCCTCGGCGGACGCGCCGCGGGCTCGGGCGTCGGGCGTCAGGATCAGCCGGTGGGCGAGCACGCTGCGCCCCAGGCCGCGGACGTCGTCGGGGAGCGCGTAGCCGCGTCCCTCGATCACGGCGCGCGCCTTCGCGGCCCGCAGCAGCGCCAGGCCGGCGCGGGGGCTCGCGCCGAGCTGGATGCGCGCGTCGCGCCGGGTCGCCTCGACCAGGCCGACGACGTACGCCGCGAGCGCCGGGTCGGCGTGGACGCGGTCGACGACGTCGCGCGCCGCGACGATCGCGGCGACGTCCGCGACGGGTGCGACGTGGTCGAGGGCATCGCGCGCCGCCAGGTCGAGCAGCATCGCGGCCTCGTCGCCGGGCGCCGGGTAGCCGATCGCGATGCGCACCGCGAAGCGGTCGAGCTGGGCCTCGGGGAGCGGGAAGGTGCCCTCGTACTCGACGGGGTTCTGGGTGGCGATGATGATGAACGGCAGGGGCAGCACGCGGGTCTCGCCGTCGACGGTGACCTGCCCCTCCTCCATGCACTCGAGGAGCGCCGACTGGGTCTTCGGCGAGGCGCGGTTGATCTCGTCGACGAGGACGACGTTCGCGAAGACGGGGCCGGGCCGGAACAGGAACTCCGCGGCGTTCTGGTCCCAGACGGTGACGCCGGTGACGTCGGCGGGCAGCAGGTCGGCGGTGCACTGCAGCCGCGAGTAGTCGCAGCCCGCGGCGCGCGCCAGGCTCTTCGCGAGGACGGTCTTCCCCACCCCGGGGACGTCCTCGATCATCACGTGGCCACCCGACAGCAGCGCGACGACGCACGTCTCGATGACGACGCGGGGGGCGCGGACCGCCCGCGCGCACGCGTCGGTCAACGCACCGGCGAGCGCGGTGACCGGGTCCAGCTCGTCGGCCCGGAGCGGCGAGGTGGCGAGGGACGAGGACGTGTCCCGAGGGTAGACGATCGCGCCCCGGGCGCGACCCCCGGCGGGCCTACGGGCGAGGCGCCAGCGTCACGGCGCGGCGGGCCGTGACGCGCCAGGCCCCGGCGGCGCGCTCGCGCACCGTGAGCGTCGCCCGGGTGCGCGGCGCGAGGGCCCGGCGGTCGGACGCACCGAGCCGCAGGCGACGGCCGCCCGCCGGCCGGGACCCGCGGAGAACGGGCCGGACGCGAGGACGCGGCCGGCGGCGGTGAGCGTCACCCGCCCGGAGCAGCGCGCCGCGCCGCACGCGACCGACCACCGACCGAGACGCCGCCGCGCCGCACCG
Proteins encoded in this region:
- a CDS encoding AAA family ATPase, with the protein product MTDACARAVRAPRVVIETCVVALLSGGHVMIEDVPGVGKTVLAKSLARAAGCDYSRLQCTADLLPADVTGVTVWDQNAAEFLFRPGPVFANVVLVDEINRASPKTQSALLECMEEGQVTVDGETRVLPLPFIIIATQNPVEYEGTFPLPEAQLDRFAVRIAIGYPAPGDEAAMLLDLAARDALDHVAPVADVAAIVAARDVVDRVHADPALAAYVVGLVEATRRDARIQLGASPRAGLALLRAAKARAVIEGRGYALPDDVRGLGRSVLAHRLILTPDARARGASAEEVVADALDAVPVPL